In the Armatimonadota bacterium genome, one interval contains:
- a CDS encoding PEP-CTERM sorting domain-containing protein, translating into MLYSRFGVTLETEEYDMDPGPGTALINRFVNSWTPSPDPNAAAGVERAFVVDDFYGYPSSTALNLDDLYTYEEGQTDGNTPNEPASYTKPAGGEVFDTEAIYMTNDERALYIAIITSTPPPPGVPTPFGTVMTGDLAIHTQADPLVHSGEYAYGLNLNMADIDEDFYDDQEDTIGTGLYKTDYNGPGDLDDDWYVGNLSLSEVAGNEETNFYGQGLDSGKFVGNSSDGIVVKYLNTGLLEGYETGTTDPYASTWEVNVIIPLALLPEYQNLEYGESRMIGVSFIPGCRNDGNEATANIRLDYEYHDVPEPGTFVLMGLGLAGIAWWKRRRNTEMSQ; encoded by the coding sequence ATGCTCTACTCCCGCTTCGGCGTCACACTCGAGACCGAAGAGTATGACATGGATCCGGGACCCGGCACGGCCCTGATCAATCGCTTCGTCAACTCCTGGACCCCATCTCCCGACCCCAACGCAGCCGCTGGTGTGGAACGCGCCTTCGTGGTGGACGATTTCTACGGCTACCCCAGCTCCACCGCCCTGAACCTCGACGACTTATACACCTACGAAGAGGGCCAGACTGACGGGAACACTCCGAATGAGCCGGCGAGCTACACAAAGCCCGCGGGCGGCGAGGTGTTCGACACTGAGGCCATCTACATGACCAACGATGAGCGCGCGCTTTACATCGCGATCATCACATCCACGCCGCCGCCGCCCGGTGTGCCCACACCATTCGGCACGGTCATGACCGGAGACCTCGCAATCCATACCCAGGCAGACCCGCTGGTTCACAGTGGCGAGTACGCATACGGTCTGAACCTGAACATGGCCGATATTGACGAAGATTTCTACGACGACCAGGAAGATACCATCGGGACCGGCCTGTACAAGACGGACTACAATGGCCCAGGCGACCTTGACGACGACTGGTACGTGGGCAACCTGAGCCTGAGTGAGGTGGCCGGAAACGAAGAGACCAACTTCTACGGCCAGGGGCTGGACAGCGGGAAGTTCGTGGGTAACAGTAGCGACGGCATCGTGGTGAAGTACCTGAACACGGGGCTGCTTGAGGGCTACGAGACGGGCACTACTGATCCGTACGCTTCCACGTGGGAAGTCAACGTCATTATCCCGCTGGCGCTGCTGCCGGAGTACCAGAACCTGGAGTACGGCGAGAGCCGCATGATCGGCGTCTCATTCATCCCCGGGTGCCGCAATGACGGCAACGAGGCCACCGCGAATATCCGGCTGGACTACGAGTACCACGACGTGCCGGAGCCTGGTACCTTTGTGCTGATGGGGCTCGGCCTCGCGGGGATCGCATGGTGGAAACGCCGCCGGAACACCGAGATGAGCCAGTAG
- a CDS encoding extracellular solute-binding protein, translating to MRRVKLAAALAVCGAFLFAPTQPAFAKKITLKVQFLPTRDMAVTPDQKAILAIADAYRDAHPNVELLPFEGLVVEGVGAMDSGPLMAMAGGVAPEVLYVNFRQSETYISQGFLHPLDEYVEEWQKEEDLDKLIPPQVWEVIRREGPDGKEHVWSIPYGVVVMSLQYRKDLFKRAGLDPNKPPQTWDEMYDYALRITRPEDGIYGLGMYTKGSAAWNFMSFLWSAGSDAVVQDENGEWRAAYDDEGAVTAVDYYWQLRRGRWTRCEDDDEPCVFERGASEVRCPKCGRTYTVDELKKKQRLYEGVVDGDPAGSLGWQRGKIGMMFQYLRDEYIAQVNPNQVGICPVPKGPTGKRHSEINATMYGINSTITDPEVRKAAWDYIRFYASTEAKRIKTKAFIDAGFAKFVNPDWLREFGYEEYLREVPKGWAEVLKETIANSKPEPYGKNCQLIYVEMTVPLERSLQLDAPTRDDIRAILKKEVAATNAKLLGRVPPEVQRIRTIVTGLAVLFMGIAFVLLMRTSLSHYTTQIKSQESGAKTETVGYKQKRYMYAWLILLPAICLVGLWQYYPLARGTLMAFQDYRIILGARWIFLQNFTEAFFSKDFWLTMYRTLWYAAMMIGFGFAAPIGLALLLHEVPRAKVFYRTMYYLPAVTTGVVIFMLWKQFYDPSQAGFLNKVYGPASEIVQELMVLLIAGIALGMATSFHHGREREPERVSWWMWLAYGIIPPMLYVRSSGARATRIWYVMNAIASVVWMIIGVIVLVQGIRYTGVWVLILAGLAASLGFLLLSTNPKQSERPPWWAQLGSLGLGGIPGNPRYVVWKIAGLVWSVVAIGIIGYGVKAVWPEFFRADVQDFLNDASPVFGVPMFPAVAMVCVILPQIWAGMGPGCIIYLAALRSIPEEMYEAADLDGGGFWTKFWTITIPFLRALIIINFVGAFIAAFRAFEAIFIMTGGGPANATLVLGLEIWRNAYMYLKYGFAVSMAWVLGSLLIGFTVMQLRILSRLQFRTASAKD from the coding sequence TTGCGCCGCGTCAAGCTGGCAGCGGCGCTTGCTGTGTGCGGGGCCTTTCTCTTCGCCCCCACCCAGCCGGCGTTCGCGAAGAAGATCACCCTCAAGGTTCAGTTTCTCCCAACCCGCGACATGGCGGTCACTCCGGACCAGAAGGCAATTCTCGCCATCGCCGACGCGTACCGCGATGCCCATCCCAACGTGGAACTCCTGCCTTTCGAGGGGCTGGTGGTCGAGGGGGTGGGCGCCATGGACTCCGGCCCGCTCATGGCCATGGCGGGCGGCGTTGCCCCGGAGGTTCTCTACGTCAATTTCAGGCAGTCCGAGACCTACATTTCGCAGGGATTCCTGCACCCCCTGGATGAGTACGTGGAAGAGTGGCAGAAGGAAGAGGACCTCGACAAGTTGATCCCGCCTCAGGTCTGGGAGGTCATCCGGCGGGAGGGCCCGGACGGCAAGGAGCACGTGTGGTCGATTCCCTACGGCGTCGTGGTCATGTCCCTGCAGTATCGCAAGGACCTCTTCAAGCGCGCTGGTCTGGACCCCAATAAGCCTCCACAGACCTGGGATGAGATGTACGACTACGCTCTGCGCATCACCCGGCCCGAAGACGGCATCTATGGGCTGGGCATGTACACCAAAGGCAGCGCGGCGTGGAACTTCATGAGCTTCCTGTGGTCAGCGGGCAGCGACGCCGTCGTGCAGGACGAGAACGGCGAGTGGCGCGCGGCATACGATGACGAGGGCGCCGTTACAGCGGTGGATTACTACTGGCAGCTTCGGCGCGGGCGATGGACGCGCTGTGAGGATGATGATGAACCGTGCGTGTTCGAGCGCGGTGCCAGTGAAGTCCGTTGCCCCAAGTGCGGCCGCACCTACACAGTGGACGAGTTGAAGAAGAAACAGCGTCTGTACGAGGGCGTTGTTGACGGCGACCCGGCGGGGAGCCTGGGCTGGCAGAGGGGTAAGATCGGCATGATGTTTCAGTACCTGCGCGACGAGTACATCGCGCAGGTGAACCCCAACCAGGTCGGCATTTGTCCTGTCCCAAAAGGCCCAACGGGGAAGCGGCACTCCGAGATAAACGCCACGATGTACGGCATCAACTCCACAATCACCGACCCGGAGGTGCGCAAGGCCGCCTGGGACTACATCCGTTTCTACGCCTCCACCGAGGCGAAACGCATCAAGACCAAGGCCTTCATCGACGCGGGGTTCGCGAAGTTCGTGAATCCCGACTGGCTCAGAGAGTTCGGCTACGAGGAGTACCTGCGCGAGGTGCCCAAGGGGTGGGCCGAGGTGCTCAAGGAGACGATTGCGAACTCGAAACCGGAGCCGTATGGGAAGAACTGCCAGCTCATCTATGTCGAGATGACAGTGCCGCTTGAGCGCTCGCTGCAACTGGACGCACCGACCCGCGACGACATCCGCGCGATCCTCAAGAAGGAGGTCGCGGCCACCAACGCCAAGCTCCTGGGCCGCGTCCCGCCCGAGGTGCAGCGTATCCGCACCATCGTCACCGGGCTCGCGGTCCTGTTCATGGGCATCGCCTTCGTGCTCCTTATGCGCACCAGCCTTTCGCACTACACCACGCAGATCAAATCCCAGGAATCCGGCGCGAAAACCGAGACCGTAGGCTACAAGCAGAAGCGCTACATGTACGCATGGCTCATCCTGCTCCCGGCCATCTGTCTCGTGGGCCTGTGGCAGTACTATCCCTTGGCGCGCGGCACGCTCATGGCATTCCAGGACTATCGCATCATCCTGGGTGCCAGGTGGATCTTCCTGCAGAACTTTACCGAGGCCTTCTTCTCGAAGGACTTTTGGCTCACCATGTATCGCACGCTCTGGTACGCTGCAATGATGATCGGGTTCGGCTTCGCAGCGCCCATCGGCCTAGCGCTGCTGCTGCACGAAGTGCCCCGGGCGAAGGTCTTCTACCGCACCATGTATTACCTGCCCGCGGTCACTACCGGTGTCGTTATCTTCATGCTGTGGAAGCAGTTCTACGATCCAAGCCAGGCAGGGTTCCTGAATAAGGTATATGGCCCGGCTTCCGAGATCGTGCAAGAACTCATGGTTCTGCTCATCGCGGGCATCGCACTGGGCATGGCGACTAGCTTCCACCACGGCAGGGAGCGCGAGCCCGAACGGGTCTCCTGGTGGATGTGGCTCGCATACGGGATCATTCCGCCGATGCTCTACGTTCGCTCCTCCGGCGCCCGCGCGACCCGCATCTGGTATGTGATGAACGCCATCGCCTCGGTGGTCTGGATGATCATCGGCGTAATCGTGCTTGTGCAAGGCATCCGGTACACCGGGGTGTGGGTGCTCATACTCGCCGGGCTCGCGGCCTCGCTCGGTTTTCTGTTGTTGAGCACGAACCCGAAGCAGTCTGAGAGGCCGCCATGGTGGGCGCAGCTCGGAAGCCTGGGTCTTGGCGGCATTCCGGGGAACCCTCGGTACGTCGTCTGGAAGATTGCCGGCTTAGTCTGGTCGGTGGTCGCGATCGGGATCATTGGCTACGGCGTCAAGGCGGTCTGGCCCGAGTTCTTCAGGGCCGACGTGCAGGACTTCCTCAACGATGCCTCCCCGGTCTTCGGCGTGCCCATGTTCCCCGCGGTGGCTATGGTCTGCGTGATCCTGCCCCAGATCTGGGCGGGGATGGGGCCTGGCTGCATCATCTACCTGGCCGCGCTGCGCTCGATCCCCGAGGAGATGTATGAGGCCGCGGACCTGGATGGTGGCGGCTTCTGGACGAAGTTCTGGACCATCACCATCCCCTTCCTGCGGGCGTTGATCATCATCAACTTCGTAGGCGCTTTCATCGCGGCGTTCCGGGCCTTCGAAGCGATCTTCATCATGACCGGTGGCGGGCCTGCGAACGCCACTCTGGTTCTCGGTCTGGAGATCTGGCGCAACGCATACATGTACCTGAAATACGGTTTCGCGGTCTCGATGGCGTGGGTACTCGGGTCGCTGCTCATCGGATTCACGGTCATGCAGCTGCGCATCCTGAGCCGCCTGCAGTTCCGCACGGCCAGCGCCAAGGACTAG